A genomic region of Conger conger chromosome 6, fConCon1.1, whole genome shotgun sequence contains the following coding sequences:
- the LOC133130503 gene encoding serine/threonine-protein phosphatase 6 regulatory subunit 3-like isoform X2, translated as MFWKFDLNTTSHIDTLLEREDVALTEVMDEEDVLQECKAQNRRLVEFLVQPHCMEDLLNYITQEPCDDMDEKIKYKFPNISCELLTSDVGQVNDRLGEDEGLLMKLYTFLQNEAPLNPLLASFFSKVLSILISRKPEQIVEFLRKRDDFVDLMIKHIGTSAIMDFLLRMLTCTEPQQLRQSVLNWLNEERIIQRLVEMVQPSQDEVKHSNASQSLCEIIRLSRDQMFQVQSCLEPDPLLVTLEKQETVEQLLSNIFDEEKSESAIVSVIQILLTLFETRRPAFEGHLDAGSPGMSHPSFSVNQSVLEAVMPRIKHFHQLLLEPPTSGVLKSTWGVLDPPVGNARLHVVRLVASLLQTNTRTINQELIQLNTVAVILDMYFKYIWNNFLHVQVEICIAVILAIPPSRSENPQIGTDQEPVWENLLVSHVSLPAHPVCYWCIVGVSDAKGCFLPHSQLFQECHLIQRILDAWSSNEKEQAEGGRRRGYMGHLTRIANSVVQNTDKGPNSTLLQQLISELQEDVREGWDSFVSGPLAETNKKNTVDLVNTQHIHSSSEDEIDLKNSGFHPDSSLQQAFSDYQMQQMTSNFIEQFGFNDEEFTNQDDVVDIPFDRISDINFSLKTNESANIALFEACCKERIQQFDDAGSDEEDLWEEKDVTFAPDAQRRPRSGSTDSEESTDSEDEDTKQDPFETNGTGSDDRMEIDMGEAPAWTANFDDIPMETASSTAMGAPASAATAPAILSVPGGWSSPNHVPGKESVWADFTDFSETESPKDPLRSSSPVAMETSLEAGDPLGAVPGGWGGGEASPAGHAGVGAEAEQAGGRVTETVTNGLMKETVSLTVDAKTETAVFKRVLKSCREEETLPTSDVPAKCSVSDVSPSLTDTPASSCQKGSMTYSEDKVKSPSEASNGPLEVVAAMEESKDLRGPAASEAAVNGPV; from the exons ATGTTCTGGAAGTTTGACCTGAACACGACATCCCACATCGACACTCTGCTGGAGAGGGAGGATGTGGCTCTCACAGAGGTTATGGATGAGGAGGACGTCCTGCAGGAATGCAAGGCTCAGAACCGCAGGCTGGTGGAATTCCTTGTCCAGCCACATTGCATGGAAGACTTGctgaactacattacccaggaGCCATGCGATGACATGGACGAGAAGATCAAGTATAA GTTCCCCAACATATCCTGTGAGCTCCTCACCTCTGACGTGGGGCAAGTTAACGACAGGTTGGGCGAGGATGAAGGTTTACTGATGAAGCTTTACACCTTCCTTCAGAATGAGGCCCCGCTCAACCCTCTCCTGGCCAGCTTCTTCAGCAAGGTCCTGAGCATTCTCATCAGCAGGAAGCCAGAGCAG ATTGTGGAGTTCCTGAGGAAGAGAGATGACTTTGTGGATCTGATGATTAAGCACATTGGGACTTCCGCCATTATGGACTTCCTGCTCCGCATGCTGACCTGCACTGAGCCGCAGCAGCTACGGCAGAGCGTGCTGAAC TGGTTAAACGAGGAGAGGATCATCCAGAGGCTGGTAGAGATGGTGCAGCCCTCTCAGGATGAAGTC AAGCACTCAAACGCGTCCCAGTCCCTTTGTGAAATCATCCGCCTGAGCAGAGACCAGATGTTCCAGGTGCAGAGCTGCTTGGAGCCAGACCCCCTACTGGTCACACTGGAGAA ACAGGAAACCGTGGAGCAGCTGCTGTCCAACATCTTCGACGAGGAGAAGAGCGAGTCTGCCATCGTCAGCGTTATCCAAATCCTCCTGACTCTGTTTGAGACGCGGAGGCCCGC ttTCGAGGGTCACTTGGACGCCGGCTCGCCCGGAATGAGCCACCCGTCCTTCTCCGTCAATCAGAGTGTGCTGGAGGCTGTGATGCCCCGAATAAAGCACTTCCACCAACTGCTGCTGGAGCCGCCCACG AGTGGTGTGCTGAAGAGCACGTGGGGGGTGCTGGACCCTCCGGTGGGGAACGCACGTCTGCACGTGGTGCGTCTGGTGGCCAGCCTGCTGCAGACTAACACCCGTACCATCAACCAGGAGCTGATCCAGCTCAACACCGTCGCAGTCATACTG GACATGTACTTCAAGTATATTTGGAATAACTTTCTGCATGTACAAGTGGAGATCTGCATTGCCGTGATCCTCGCCATACCCCCCTCCAGAAGTGAAAACCCCCAGATCGGCACCGATCAGGAGCCTGTCTGGGAGAACCTGCTCGTCAGTCACGTGAGTCTGCCTGCCCACCCTGTGTGTtactggtgcattgtgggtgtatCTGATGCTAAAGGCTGCTTTCTCCCACATTCTCAGCTCTTTCAGGAGTGCCACTTAATACAGAGAATACTTGATGCTTGGTCCTCCAATGAGAAGGAACA GGCCGAGGGGGGACGGCGGAGGGGGTACATGGGTCACCTGACCAGAATAGCCAATTCTGTTGTGCAGAACACTGATAAAGGACCCAACAGCACCCtgctgcagcagctcatctCTG AGCTCCAGGAGGATGTCCGAGAGGGATGGGATTCTTTCGTATCTGGTCCACTAGCAGAAACGAACAAGAAAAACACTGTGGATTTG GtgaatacacaacacattcACTCATCCAGTGAGGATGAGATAGACTTGAAGAATAGTGGATTTCACCCGGATTCCTCCTTGCAACAG GCCTTTTCTGATTATCAGATGCAACAAATGACGTCCAATTTTATTGAGCAGTTTGGCTTCAATGACGAGGAGTTTACCAATCAGGATGATGTAGTGGA TATCCCCTTTGATAGGATATCCGACATCAATTTTTCCTTGAAAACAAACGAAAGT GCGAACATCGCCCTGTTCGAGGCCTGCTGCAAGGAGCGGATCCAGCAGTTTGACGACGCTGGCTCTGATGAGGAGGACCTCTGGGAGGAGAAAGATGTGACTTTCGCACCAGATGCTCAGAGGCGTCCACG TTCTGGGAGCACTGACAGTGAAGAGAGCACTGACTCTGAGGATGAGGACACGAAACAGGACCCGTTTGAAACGAATGGCACGGGCTCGGATGACCGAATGGAAATCGACATGGGCGAAG CACCCGCATGGACGGCAAACTTTGACGACATCCCCATGGAGACTGCCAGCTCCACGGCGATGGGAGCACCTGCCTCAGCAGCCACCGCGCCTGCCATTCTATCTGTTCCTGGAGGGTGGAGCTCGCCCAATCACGTGCCAGGAAAGGAGTCCGTCTGGGCTGACTTCACAGACTTCTCAGAAACTGAGAG TCCAAAAGATCCTCTGAGGAGCTCCTCTccggttgccatggaaaccagcTTGGAGGCGGGCGACCCGCTGGGAGCAG TGCCCGGAGGCTGGGGCGGCGGGGAGGCGTCCCCTGCGGGACACGCTGGCGTGGGGGCGGAGGCGGAGCAGGCCGGGGGCCGGGTCACGGAGACCGTCACCAACGGCTTGATGAAGGAGACCGTCAGCCTTACCGTAGATGCCAAAACGGAAACCGCTGTTTTTAAGAG AGTGCTGAAGTCCTGTCG TGAGGAAGAGACCTTGCCTACCTCTGATGTGCCCGCTAAGTGCTCCGTGTCTGATGTGAGCCCCTCCCTGACAGACACGCCTGCCAGCAGCTGCCAGAAAGGAAG CATGACGTACTCTGAGGACAAAGTGAAGTCTCCAAGTGAAGCTTCCAATGGGCCCCTGGAAGTTGTCGCTGCAATGGAAGAATCCAA AGACCTACGTGGGCCGGCAGCATCGGAGGCTGCTGTGAACGGGCCAGTCTGA
- the LOC133130503 gene encoding serine/threonine-protein phosphatase 6 regulatory subunit 3-like isoform X11, with amino-acid sequence MFWKFDLNTTSHIDTLLEREDVALTEVMDEEDVLQECKAQNRRLVEFLVQPHCMEDLLNYITQEPCDDMDEKIKYKFPNISCELLTSDVGQVNDRLGEDEGLLMKLYTFLQNEAPLNPLLASFFSKVLSILISRKPEQIVEFLRKRDDFVDLMIKHIGTSAIMDFLLRMLTCTEPQQLRQSVLNWLNEERIIQRLVEMVQPSQDEVKHSNASQSLCEIIRLSRDQMFQVQSCLEPDPLLVTLEKQETVEQLLSNIFDEEKSESAIVSVIQILLTLFETRRPAFEGHLDAGSPGMSHPSFSVNQSVLEAVMPRIKHFHQLLLEPPTSGVLKSTWGVLDPPVGNARLHVVRLVASLLQTNTRTINQELIQLNTVAVILDMYFKYIWNNFLHVQVEICIAVILAIPPSRSENPQIGTDQEPVWENLLVSHLFQECHLIQRILDAWSSNEKEQAEGGRRRGYMGHLTRIANSVVQNTDKGPNSTLLQQLISELQEDVREGWDSFVSGPLAETNKKNTVDLVNTQHIHSSSEDEIDLKNSGFHPDSSLQQFGFNDEEFTNQDDVVDIPFDRISDINFSLKTNESANIALFEACCKERIQQFDDAGSDEEDLWEEKDVTFAPDAQRRPRSGSTDSEESTDSEDEDTKQDPFETNGTGSDDRMEIDMGEAPAWTANFDDIPMETASSTAMGAPASAATAPAILSVPGGWSSPNHVPGKESVWADFTDFSETESPKDPLRSSSPVAMETSLEAGDPLGAVPGGWGGGEASPAGHAGVGAEAEQAGGRVTETVTNGLMKETVSLTVDAKTETAVFKRVLKSCREEETLPTSDVPAKCSVSDVSPSLTDTPASSCQKGSMTYSEDKVKSPSEASNGPLEVVAAMEESKDLRGPAASEAAVNGPV; translated from the exons ATGTTCTGGAAGTTTGACCTGAACACGACATCCCACATCGACACTCTGCTGGAGAGGGAGGATGTGGCTCTCACAGAGGTTATGGATGAGGAGGACGTCCTGCAGGAATGCAAGGCTCAGAACCGCAGGCTGGTGGAATTCCTTGTCCAGCCACATTGCATGGAAGACTTGctgaactacattacccaggaGCCATGCGATGACATGGACGAGAAGATCAAGTATAA GTTCCCCAACATATCCTGTGAGCTCCTCACCTCTGACGTGGGGCAAGTTAACGACAGGTTGGGCGAGGATGAAGGTTTACTGATGAAGCTTTACACCTTCCTTCAGAATGAGGCCCCGCTCAACCCTCTCCTGGCCAGCTTCTTCAGCAAGGTCCTGAGCATTCTCATCAGCAGGAAGCCAGAGCAG ATTGTGGAGTTCCTGAGGAAGAGAGATGACTTTGTGGATCTGATGATTAAGCACATTGGGACTTCCGCCATTATGGACTTCCTGCTCCGCATGCTGACCTGCACTGAGCCGCAGCAGCTACGGCAGAGCGTGCTGAAC TGGTTAAACGAGGAGAGGATCATCCAGAGGCTGGTAGAGATGGTGCAGCCCTCTCAGGATGAAGTC AAGCACTCAAACGCGTCCCAGTCCCTTTGTGAAATCATCCGCCTGAGCAGAGACCAGATGTTCCAGGTGCAGAGCTGCTTGGAGCCAGACCCCCTACTGGTCACACTGGAGAA ACAGGAAACCGTGGAGCAGCTGCTGTCCAACATCTTCGACGAGGAGAAGAGCGAGTCTGCCATCGTCAGCGTTATCCAAATCCTCCTGACTCTGTTTGAGACGCGGAGGCCCGC ttTCGAGGGTCACTTGGACGCCGGCTCGCCCGGAATGAGCCACCCGTCCTTCTCCGTCAATCAGAGTGTGCTGGAGGCTGTGATGCCCCGAATAAAGCACTTCCACCAACTGCTGCTGGAGCCGCCCACG AGTGGTGTGCTGAAGAGCACGTGGGGGGTGCTGGACCCTCCGGTGGGGAACGCACGTCTGCACGTGGTGCGTCTGGTGGCCAGCCTGCTGCAGACTAACACCCGTACCATCAACCAGGAGCTGATCCAGCTCAACACCGTCGCAGTCATACTG GACATGTACTTCAAGTATATTTGGAATAACTTTCTGCATGTACAAGTGGAGATCTGCATTGCCGTGATCCTCGCCATACCCCCCTCCAGAAGTGAAAACCCCCAGATCGGCACCGATCAGGAGCCTGTCTGGGAGAACCTGCTCGTCAGTCAC CTCTTTCAGGAGTGCCACTTAATACAGAGAATACTTGATGCTTGGTCCTCCAATGAGAAGGAACA GGCCGAGGGGGGACGGCGGAGGGGGTACATGGGTCACCTGACCAGAATAGCCAATTCTGTTGTGCAGAACACTGATAAAGGACCCAACAGCACCCtgctgcagcagctcatctCTG AGCTCCAGGAGGATGTCCGAGAGGGATGGGATTCTTTCGTATCTGGTCCACTAGCAGAAACGAACAAGAAAAACACTGTGGATTTG GtgaatacacaacacattcACTCATCCAGTGAGGATGAGATAGACTTGAAGAATAGTGGATTTCACCCGGATTCCTCCTTGCAACAG TTTGGCTTCAATGACGAGGAGTTTACCAATCAGGATGATGTAGTGGA TATCCCCTTTGATAGGATATCCGACATCAATTTTTCCTTGAAAACAAACGAAAGT GCGAACATCGCCCTGTTCGAGGCCTGCTGCAAGGAGCGGATCCAGCAGTTTGACGACGCTGGCTCTGATGAGGAGGACCTCTGGGAGGAGAAAGATGTGACTTTCGCACCAGATGCTCAGAGGCGTCCACG TTCTGGGAGCACTGACAGTGAAGAGAGCACTGACTCTGAGGATGAGGACACGAAACAGGACCCGTTTGAAACGAATGGCACGGGCTCGGATGACCGAATGGAAATCGACATGGGCGAAG CACCCGCATGGACGGCAAACTTTGACGACATCCCCATGGAGACTGCCAGCTCCACGGCGATGGGAGCACCTGCCTCAGCAGCCACCGCGCCTGCCATTCTATCTGTTCCTGGAGGGTGGAGCTCGCCCAATCACGTGCCAGGAAAGGAGTCCGTCTGGGCTGACTTCACAGACTTCTCAGAAACTGAGAG TCCAAAAGATCCTCTGAGGAGCTCCTCTccggttgccatggaaaccagcTTGGAGGCGGGCGACCCGCTGGGAGCAG TGCCCGGAGGCTGGGGCGGCGGGGAGGCGTCCCCTGCGGGACACGCTGGCGTGGGGGCGGAGGCGGAGCAGGCCGGGGGCCGGGTCACGGAGACCGTCACCAACGGCTTGATGAAGGAGACCGTCAGCCTTACCGTAGATGCCAAAACGGAAACCGCTGTTTTTAAGAG AGTGCTGAAGTCCTGTCG TGAGGAAGAGACCTTGCCTACCTCTGATGTGCCCGCTAAGTGCTCCGTGTCTGATGTGAGCCCCTCCCTGACAGACACGCCTGCCAGCAGCTGCCAGAAAGGAAG CATGACGTACTCTGAGGACAAAGTGAAGTCTCCAAGTGAAGCTTCCAATGGGCCCCTGGAAGTTGTCGCTGCAATGGAAGAATCCAA AGACCTACGTGGGCCGGCAGCATCGGAGGCTGCTGTGAACGGGCCAGTCTGA
- the LOC133130503 gene encoding serine/threonine-protein phosphatase 6 regulatory subunit 3-like isoform X8, with protein MFWKFDLNTTSHIDTLLEREDVALTEVMDEEDVLQECKAQNRRLVEFLVQPHCMEDLLNYITQEPCDDMDEKIKYKFPNISCELLTSDVGQVNDRLGEDEGLLMKLYTFLQNEAPLNPLLASFFSKVLSILISRKPEQIVEFLRKRDDFVDLMIKHIGTSAIMDFLLRMLTCTEPQQLRQSVLNWLNEERIIQRLVEMVQPSQDEVKHSNASQSLCEIIRLSRDQMFQVQSCLEPDPLLVTLEKQETVEQLLSNIFDEEKSESAIVSVIQILLTLFETRRPAFEGHLDAGSPGMSHPSFSVNQSVLEAVMPRIKHFHQLLLEPPTSGVLKSTWGVLDPPVGNARLHVVRLVASLLQTNTRTINQELIQLNTVAVILDMYFKYIWNNFLHVQVEICIAVILAIPPSRSENPQIGTDQEPVWENLLVSHLFQECHLIQRILDAWSSNEKEQAEGGRRRGYMGHLTRIANSVVQNTDKGPNSTLLQQLISELQEDVREGWDSFVSGPLAETNKKNTVDLVNTQHIHSSSEDEIDLKNSGFHPDSSLQQMQQMTSNFIEQFGFNDEEFTNQDDVVDIPFDRISDINFSLKTNESANIALFEACCKERIQQFDDAGSDEEDLWEEKDVTFAPDAQRRPRSGSTDSEESTDSEDEDTKQDPFETNGTGSDDRMEIDMGEAPAWTANFDDIPMETASSTAMGAPASAATAPAILSVPGGWSSPNHVPGKESVWADFTDFSETESPKDPLRSSSPVAMETSLEAGDPLGAVPGGWGGGEASPAGHAGVGAEAEQAGGRVTETVTNGLMKETVSLTVDAKTETAVFKRVLKSCREEETLPTSDVPAKCSVSDVSPSLTDTPASSCQKGSMTYSEDKVKSPSEASNGPLEVVAAMEESKDLRGPAASEAAVNGPV; from the exons ATGTTCTGGAAGTTTGACCTGAACACGACATCCCACATCGACACTCTGCTGGAGAGGGAGGATGTGGCTCTCACAGAGGTTATGGATGAGGAGGACGTCCTGCAGGAATGCAAGGCTCAGAACCGCAGGCTGGTGGAATTCCTTGTCCAGCCACATTGCATGGAAGACTTGctgaactacattacccaggaGCCATGCGATGACATGGACGAGAAGATCAAGTATAA GTTCCCCAACATATCCTGTGAGCTCCTCACCTCTGACGTGGGGCAAGTTAACGACAGGTTGGGCGAGGATGAAGGTTTACTGATGAAGCTTTACACCTTCCTTCAGAATGAGGCCCCGCTCAACCCTCTCCTGGCCAGCTTCTTCAGCAAGGTCCTGAGCATTCTCATCAGCAGGAAGCCAGAGCAG ATTGTGGAGTTCCTGAGGAAGAGAGATGACTTTGTGGATCTGATGATTAAGCACATTGGGACTTCCGCCATTATGGACTTCCTGCTCCGCATGCTGACCTGCACTGAGCCGCAGCAGCTACGGCAGAGCGTGCTGAAC TGGTTAAACGAGGAGAGGATCATCCAGAGGCTGGTAGAGATGGTGCAGCCCTCTCAGGATGAAGTC AAGCACTCAAACGCGTCCCAGTCCCTTTGTGAAATCATCCGCCTGAGCAGAGACCAGATGTTCCAGGTGCAGAGCTGCTTGGAGCCAGACCCCCTACTGGTCACACTGGAGAA ACAGGAAACCGTGGAGCAGCTGCTGTCCAACATCTTCGACGAGGAGAAGAGCGAGTCTGCCATCGTCAGCGTTATCCAAATCCTCCTGACTCTGTTTGAGACGCGGAGGCCCGC ttTCGAGGGTCACTTGGACGCCGGCTCGCCCGGAATGAGCCACCCGTCCTTCTCCGTCAATCAGAGTGTGCTGGAGGCTGTGATGCCCCGAATAAAGCACTTCCACCAACTGCTGCTGGAGCCGCCCACG AGTGGTGTGCTGAAGAGCACGTGGGGGGTGCTGGACCCTCCGGTGGGGAACGCACGTCTGCACGTGGTGCGTCTGGTGGCCAGCCTGCTGCAGACTAACACCCGTACCATCAACCAGGAGCTGATCCAGCTCAACACCGTCGCAGTCATACTG GACATGTACTTCAAGTATATTTGGAATAACTTTCTGCATGTACAAGTGGAGATCTGCATTGCCGTGATCCTCGCCATACCCCCCTCCAGAAGTGAAAACCCCCAGATCGGCACCGATCAGGAGCCTGTCTGGGAGAACCTGCTCGTCAGTCAC CTCTTTCAGGAGTGCCACTTAATACAGAGAATACTTGATGCTTGGTCCTCCAATGAGAAGGAACA GGCCGAGGGGGGACGGCGGAGGGGGTACATGGGTCACCTGACCAGAATAGCCAATTCTGTTGTGCAGAACACTGATAAAGGACCCAACAGCACCCtgctgcagcagctcatctCTG AGCTCCAGGAGGATGTCCGAGAGGGATGGGATTCTTTCGTATCTGGTCCACTAGCAGAAACGAACAAGAAAAACACTGTGGATTTG GtgaatacacaacacattcACTCATCCAGTGAGGATGAGATAGACTTGAAGAATAGTGGATTTCACCCGGATTCCTCCTTGCAACAG ATGCAACAAATGACGTCCAATTTTATTGAGCAGTTTGGCTTCAATGACGAGGAGTTTACCAATCAGGATGATGTAGTGGA TATCCCCTTTGATAGGATATCCGACATCAATTTTTCCTTGAAAACAAACGAAAGT GCGAACATCGCCCTGTTCGAGGCCTGCTGCAAGGAGCGGATCCAGCAGTTTGACGACGCTGGCTCTGATGAGGAGGACCTCTGGGAGGAGAAAGATGTGACTTTCGCACCAGATGCTCAGAGGCGTCCACG TTCTGGGAGCACTGACAGTGAAGAGAGCACTGACTCTGAGGATGAGGACACGAAACAGGACCCGTTTGAAACGAATGGCACGGGCTCGGATGACCGAATGGAAATCGACATGGGCGAAG CACCCGCATGGACGGCAAACTTTGACGACATCCCCATGGAGACTGCCAGCTCCACGGCGATGGGAGCACCTGCCTCAGCAGCCACCGCGCCTGCCATTCTATCTGTTCCTGGAGGGTGGAGCTCGCCCAATCACGTGCCAGGAAAGGAGTCCGTCTGGGCTGACTTCACAGACTTCTCAGAAACTGAGAG TCCAAAAGATCCTCTGAGGAGCTCCTCTccggttgccatggaaaccagcTTGGAGGCGGGCGACCCGCTGGGAGCAG TGCCCGGAGGCTGGGGCGGCGGGGAGGCGTCCCCTGCGGGACACGCTGGCGTGGGGGCGGAGGCGGAGCAGGCCGGGGGCCGGGTCACGGAGACCGTCACCAACGGCTTGATGAAGGAGACCGTCAGCCTTACCGTAGATGCCAAAACGGAAACCGCTGTTTTTAAGAG AGTGCTGAAGTCCTGTCG TGAGGAAGAGACCTTGCCTACCTCTGATGTGCCCGCTAAGTGCTCCGTGTCTGATGTGAGCCCCTCCCTGACAGACACGCCTGCCAGCAGCTGCCAGAAAGGAAG CATGACGTACTCTGAGGACAAAGTGAAGTCTCCAAGTGAAGCTTCCAATGGGCCCCTGGAAGTTGTCGCTGCAATGGAAGAATCCAA AGACCTACGTGGGCCGGCAGCATCGGAGGCTGCTGTGAACGGGCCAGTCTGA